A single window of Liolophura sinensis isolate JHLJ2023 chromosome 6, CUHK_Ljap_v2, whole genome shotgun sequence DNA harbors:
- the LOC135467056 gene encoding uncharacterized protein LOC135467056, which produces MYCELTVSFLEIHGNFTAIQTLTLTSGPGVFQAGSNFTFLQVRHLVITGVSIADLDCNMLKGLTGLESVTIQYTKLSAIPKCALLQADNITSLSLNHNSVQKLHRRAFSDVPTVRHLNLTGNCLVGLQNDTLEGIQRLEVLDLSDNCIPGKFNSAAFSTQQNLKWLSLAKNKISAIPEDLWRYLPQLEFVDLSENELFHFDSMLFYPQSTFVINLSKNMLQSLRNLRVEFQRQHNGFANLALYVDASGNSLTQFDGVAVDGPQQCELHVDIKADDNEIPVFDWDPVIGTACGDNIQLHLSMARNKLAQFPPCHLSLLHRFHFQLLNMSGNSIEGKVNQLCGASEVKTLDLSNNKLSEIGKIVSLGGKLENLMLAGNKIAHIGENDFEDIKSNLQVINLTNNSITSITEAMNHCPKAASIYLARNPLDCVVNKTHIGDYSNLCDFMDTLDDARCLYPPNLRAIQVRCALGENCSSADLGRCRNDSYVEVDLKAHPNDRGLNLHWNLIGPGQENVSQFLISVIRLRDNVIVTNVFVHRLERDHTVSTLHSGEQYKVCITVFVNIVTSKRCVETIGITSPPPPENIQLWIIVAIVVLGTIIVILVVVLSVYAMRRYRNSRRNRHRTFPKELDQFPPGNGTMGSTKSNDSHHTEVVYAGYTQGPSCLDHTLQTKRKQTIGHKNNSEENSTHQYPALPESGKVDNETSVYEVQTHEDKSALCVQPAGICTATEVGDAASDVVSPCSVSNDDIVMNTVLCMGNRHGYITPSFILAPCTDPQHEPKLPQHLSEKDCEIDAENPNSPTSSLFGSSDETMSTLKRSNDQPFCADISDPLRSQNQVESLHDRKTLLSEQEAVAFYCPENDVYGISGVQNRNSSQTAGDTFRSLGDNDNAIYLCSMTFAYEDMALHSPRLNNKSVYHNMPNCNSTGVPSIQEVMPKGNRDLECVTETHVEESKKICQDISEIGSTIELSEIDSSTSCHVDVPKHRCHVAPASNPRVEETGNNSEDTPVACTGLKVQRSNRSVESVSNPYVEEPETIGNFVVVACPRAEPENTSIVPPVILTKQKTTLQEEKLGASCKRQFDTGCRIEDLNCDELSVESTHQSVLHTLTHGLSFQNDSSGESSGFVSDTGFINHGHIQSDA; this is translated from the coding sequence ATGTACTGCGAACTAACAGTGTCATTTCTTGAAATCCACGGCAACTTTACCGCCATTCAGACGCTGACTTTAACTTCAGGACCTGGCGTATTCCAAGCTGGGTCGAACTTCACATTCTTACAAGTTCGCCATCTCGTCATCACCGGTGTGTCCATTGCTGATTTGGACTGTAATATGCTAAAAGGCCTAACGGGTCTAGAATCAGtgactatacaatatacaaaactgTCGGCGATACCGAAATGTGCTCTGTTACAGGCCGACAACATCACTTCGCTCAGTCTAAATCATAACTCCGTCCAAAAGCTGCATAGGCGGGCTTTCTCGGATGTTCCAACTGTTAGGCACTTAAACCTGACAGGAAACTGTCTTGTCGGACTTCAGAATGACACTTTGGAAGGAATTCAAAGGCTGGAAGTCTTGGACCTCTCAGATAACTGTATTCCCGGGAAATTTAATTCCGCTGCATTTTCCACTCAACAGAACCTTAAATGGCTAAGCCTTGCAAAAAACAAGATTTCAGCGATACCTGAAGACCTATGGAGATACCTACCACAGCTAGAATTTGTAGATCTGAGCGAAAATGAACTATTTCATTTCGACAGCATGTTGTTTTATCCCCAAAGCACTTTTGTTATCAACTTGTCCAAAAATATGTTACAAAGTCTTCGTAATCTTCGAGTGGAATTCCAACGTCAACACAATGGATTTGCCAATTTGGCTTTATACGTGGATGCTTCTGGAAACAGTCTGACGCAGTTTGACGGAGTGGCTGTTGATGGACCTCAACAATGTGAACTCCATGTGGACATCAAAGCTGACGATAATGAAATTCCTGTGTTTGACTGGGACCCAGTGATTGGAACAGCCTGTGGGGACAACATACAGCTTCATCTTTCCATGGCCCGTAACAAGcttgctcagtttcctccttGTCATTTGTCCCTTCTACACAGATTCCACTTCCAGCTGCTAAATATGTCCGGTAACTCCATAGAGGGAAAGGTGAACCAATTATGTGGGGCTTCTGAGGTAAAAACGCTTGACTTGTCCAACAACAAGCTTTCTGAAATTGGCAAAATTGTTTCACTAGGTGGAAAATTGGAAAATCTAATGCTGGCAGGAAATAAAATCGCACACATTGGTGAAAATGACTTTGAGGATATCAAATCAAACCTACAGGTAATCAATTTGACAAACAATTCGATCACCTCGATAACAGAGGCTATGAATCACTGTCCAAAGGCAGCCAGTATATATTTGGCACGTAATCCTTTAGACTGTGTGGTAAATAAAACTCATATTGGTGACTACAGTAATCTTTGCGATTTCATGGACACTCTTGACGATGCCAGATGCTTATATCCTCCAAATCTACGAGCTATCCAGGTTCGGTGTGCACTGGGAGAAAATTGCTCATCTGCGGATTTGGGTCGGTGTAGAAACGATTCATATGTAGAAGTTGATTTAAAAGCCCATCCAAACGATCGCGGCTTGAATCTTCATTGGAATTTAATTGGTCCTGGGCAGGAAAATGTAAGTCAATTCTTAATATCGGTGATTCGTCTCAGGGACAATGTCattgtaacaaatgtatttgttcacagACTTGAGCGGGACCATACTGTCTCAACTTTACATTCCGGTGAACAGTATAAGGTGTGTATCACAGTTTTCGTCAACATCGTGACATCAAAAAGATGTGTGGAAACGATTGGGATTACATCCCCGCCACCTCCGGAGAACATTCAGCTGTGGATAATTGTGGCTATTGTTGTGTTGGGGACAATTATCGTAATCCTTGTGGTTGTATTAAGTGTTTATGCGATGCGTCGATATCGAAATTCTCGACGGAACAGGCATCGGACTTTTCCAAAAGAACTAGACCAGTTTCCGCCAGGAAATGGAACCATGGGCAGCACAAAAAGCAACGACTCACACCACACCGAAGTTGTTTATGCCGGATACACTCAAGGACCCAGCTGCTTGGACCATACACTTCAAACCAAAAGGAAACAAACGATTGGACATAAAAACAATAGCGAGGAAAACTCAACACACCAATACCCAGCTCTTCCCGAGTCGGGCAAGGTAGATAATGAAACTTCGGTTTATGAGGTTCAGACACACGAAGACAAGTCTGCATTATGTGTCCAGCCTGCTGGTATTTGTACTGCCACAGAAGTCGGTGATGCTGCATCTGATGTGGTAAGTCCTTGCTCTGTGTCAAACGATGATATTGTGATGAATACAGTACTTTGTATGGGAAACAGACATGGCTACATTACCCCATCGTTCATACTGGCGCCCTGTACCGATCCACAACATGAACCTAAATTACCGCAACATTTATCAGAAAAGGATTGTGAAATTGACGCCGAAAATCCAAATAGCCCAACGAGTAGCCTCTTTGGGTCGTCCGATGAGACCATGTCGACATTAAAACGATCAAATGATCAACCATTTTGTGCAGACATATCTGACCCACTCCGATCACAGAATCAGGTAGAAAGCCTTCATGACAGAAAGACCCTTCTGAGTGAACAAGAAGCTGTCGCATTTTACTGTCCAGAAAATGATGTGTACGGCATATCAGGTGTTCAAAACAGGAATTCATCACAAACAGCTGGCGATACCTTCCGTTCTCTAGGAGACAATGACAATGCGATATATCTTTGCTCAATGACATTTGCGTATGAGGACATGGCTCTGCATAGTCCTCGTCTCAACAACAAGTCGGTCTACCACAACATGCCTAACTGTAATAGTACAGGCGTTCCTAGCATCCAGGAAGTAATGCCGAAAGGGAACAGAGATTTAGAATGTGTTACAGAAACACATGTGGAGGAGTCGAAAAAAATCTGTCAGGATATATCTGAGATCGGCTCTACTATAGAGCTGTCGGAAATTGACTCTAGTACGAGCTGCCATGTGGATGTGCCGAAGCACAGATGTCATGTTGCTCCTGCTTCTAACCCTAGGGTAGAGGAAACAGGAAACAACTCTGAAGACACCCCTGTTGCTTGCACAGGTTTAAAAGTGCAGAGGAGCAATCGTAGTGTTGAATCTGTTTCCAACCCTTACGTAGAGGAACCAGAAACTATTGGTAACTTTGTGGTTGTTGCCTGCCCTCGAGCAGAACCAGAGAACACTTCTATTGTTCCACCTGTTATTCTAACGAAACAAAAGACTACACTTCAGGAAGAGAAACTGGGAGCCAGCTGTAAGCGTCAGTTTGACACTGGTTGTCGAATAGAAGACCTCAATTGTGATGAATTGTCCGTTGAAAGCACCCATCAAAGCGTGTTACATACTCTTACACATGGATTAAGTTTTCAGAATGATTCATCTGGAGAGTCTTCCGGTTTCGTCAGTGACACTGGATTCATTAATCATGGGCATATACAAAGTGACGCTTAG